In the genome of Methanofastidiosum sp., the window AAACAAGAAGAATGTATTCTATGTGGAAATTGTAGTTCCACATGCCCTGAAGTTTTTATACTAGTTCCAGGAGAAAGTTCCAAAATTACTGAAGAATATAGGGGCGATACTGATTCTGAAGGAGAAATTGACCAAAGTTTAGTTGAGTGTGTACAATCGGCAATAGATTCCTGCCCTGTTAGCATTATCTCCACGGAATAAGATAATATCGCTATATTATTCATCGAATCATAGATTAAAAAGTATAAAAATATATCATCATATTGTGGAAATATTAGATAACAATCTTACGGGAGATAAGTGAATTTTTTGACAAATGTTTATTTTATAAAAATGACGAATAAAGAGCAAATAAGTCAAGATGCGAAACAACTTCTTAAAACTGTAGTTAATAATGAAGGGGTATCTTTAGAAGAGAAAATACCAATTAAAGTTCATTTTGGTGAAGAAGGAAATATTACATATCTTAGTCCTAGTTATTATGATGGAATAATTGAATATTTAAGAGAAAATAATGTTGAATCTCGTTTTATTGAAACAAACGT includes:
- a CDS encoding ferredoxin; its protein translation is MKVHIKQEECILCGNCSSTCPEVFILVPGESSKITEEYRGDTDSEGEIDQSLVECVQSAIDSCPVSIISTE